A window from Actinomycetota bacterium encodes these proteins:
- the dapA gene encoding 4-hydroxy-tetrahydrodipicolinate synthase → MPGHTTPEAPFGYTLSAMVTPFKADGSLDLDGAQTLATHLVDNLNHDGLVINGTTGESPTKTDEEDVAVLRAVVEAVGDRATVVAGVGTNDTAHSVGAARAAASAGAHAVMAVTPYYNRPPQLGLLAHFHAIADATDLPMITYDIPKRTGTAIETDTFVRIAEHPRIVANKDAKGDLEAAQWVMARTDLAWYSGDDALNLPLLCLGAVGVISVVGHLVGDRLADMSRAVREGDLELARKINSSLLPVYSGVFRAQGVVTIKAALAQLGLPSGPVRLPLLDASDEQREQLWRDLAAGSVAGFSA, encoded by the coding sequence ATGCCCGGCCATACGACACCTGAAGCCCCATTCGGGTACACGCTCTCGGCGATGGTTACCCCTTTCAAGGCGGACGGTAGCCTCGACCTTGATGGCGCCCAAACGCTCGCGACACACCTGGTCGACAATTTGAATCACGATGGCCTGGTGATCAATGGCACGACCGGCGAGTCACCAACCAAGACTGACGAAGAAGACGTTGCAGTCTTGCGTGCAGTTGTCGAGGCGGTTGGCGACCGGGCGACCGTGGTCGCTGGCGTAGGCACCAATGACACTGCTCACTCAGTAGGGGCTGCTCGCGCGGCAGCGAGTGCTGGGGCACACGCGGTGATGGCCGTGACTCCGTATTACAACCGCCCTCCGCAATTGGGTCTGCTCGCACACTTCCATGCGATCGCCGACGCAACCGACTTGCCGATGATCACGTATGACATTCCCAAGCGCACGGGCACCGCAATTGAGACGGACACGTTCGTGCGTATCGCTGAGCACCCGCGCATCGTTGCGAACAAAGATGCCAAGGGCGATCTGGAAGCCGCGCAGTGGGTGATGGCACGCACAGATCTGGCTTGGTACTCCGGCGACGATGCGCTCAATCTCCCCCTGCTATGTCTTGGCGCGGTTGGGGTGATCTCGGTTGTGGGTCACCTCGTCGGTGATCGGCTGGCCGATATGTCACGAGCCGTCCGCGAAGGCGATCTCGAACTCGCCCGCAAGATCAACAGTTCACTGCTTCCCGTCTATTCCGGCGTGTTTCGCGCCCAAGGAGTTGTCACCATCAAGGCTGCACTGGCCCAACTCGGGCTCCCATCCGGGCCGGTTCGCCTGCCCTTGCTTGACGCATCAGATGAGCAGCGCGAGCAACTGTGGCGCGATCTTGCCGCGGGCAGCGTCGCCGGATTCTCTGCATGA
- a CDS encoding ribonuclease J, with the protein MTHSELAPPPPLAPGAVRIFALGGLGEIGRNMTVFEFDGRLLILDCGVLFPEDSQPGVDLILPDFAPIADRMDDVEAVVLTHGHEDHIGALPYLLRLRQDIPIYGSRFTLALLEGKLREHRIPGKVNLIAEGQNLQIGNFGLEFLAVNHSIPDALALAIRTPGGTILHTGDFKMDQLPLDGRITDLNGFARIGDQGVDLLMVDSTNAEVPGFVASERDIEPVLDSVFLRADGRIIVASFASHVHRIQQIIDMAALHGRRVALVGRSMVRNMGVARDLGILKVPGGLMVTVDELAGLPEDETVLICTGSQGEPMAVLSRIANRDHPISVGTQDTVVLASSLIPGNENSVNRVVNGLSRLGAHVVHKGNALVHVSGHAAAGELRYLYNVVKPRNVMPVHGEWRHLRANKQLAIGVGIEPDRVILADDGVVVDLVDGKAAIVGYLPVGFVYVDGSSVGNVTENLLKDRRVLGEEGFITIFAAVDLIESKVVAGPEIHARGLGLKDESFSVAVDQVRTVLEEALISGVTDVHELQQRVRRQVGKWVNTHHKRRPMIVPVIIEG; encoded by the coding sequence ATGACACATAGCGAATTGGCTCCGCCACCACCTCTGGCGCCGGGCGCCGTCAGAATTTTCGCCTTGGGCGGGCTCGGAGAGATCGGTCGCAACATGACCGTGTTTGAGTTCGATGGTCGGCTACTCATCTTGGACTGCGGGGTCTTGTTTCCAGAAGACTCCCAGCCCGGGGTAGACCTCATCCTGCCCGATTTCGCACCCATCGCGGATCGCATGGATGATGTCGAGGCCGTCGTGCTGACGCATGGACACGAGGATCACATCGGCGCGCTGCCCTATTTGCTGCGGCTGCGCCAGGACATTCCCATCTATGGATCCCGTTTCACCTTGGCTTTGCTCGAAGGCAAACTCCGCGAACACCGGATTCCCGGCAAGGTGAATCTGATCGCCGAAGGCCAGAATCTTCAGATCGGAAATTTCGGGCTGGAGTTCCTCGCGGTGAATCACTCGATCCCTGATGCGCTGGCGCTTGCGATCCGCACACCGGGGGGCACGATCCTGCACACAGGTGACTTCAAGATGGATCAGTTGCCTCTTGACGGTCGTATTACCGACTTGAATGGCTTTGCACGCATCGGCGACCAAGGTGTTGATCTCCTGATGGTCGACAGCACCAACGCTGAAGTTCCTGGCTTTGTTGCAAGCGAACGCGACATCGAGCCAGTACTCGACAGCGTGTTTCTCCGTGCTGACGGCCGCATCATCGTGGCTTCCTTCGCCAGTCATGTGCACCGCATCCAACAGATCATCGACATGGCCGCCCTGCACGGGCGCAGGGTTGCCCTCGTGGGACGTTCGATGGTCCGCAATATGGGAGTGGCGCGCGATCTGGGAATCCTCAAGGTTCCAGGTGGCCTGATGGTCACAGTCGATGAACTCGCAGGCCTGCCGGAAGATGAGACGGTGCTCATCTGCACTGGGTCCCAGGGTGAGCCGATGGCGGTGCTGTCTCGCATCGCCAATCGCGATCATCCGATCAGCGTCGGGACCCAGGACACCGTGGTGTTGGCCTCTTCGCTGATCCCCGGCAACGAGAACTCAGTCAACCGGGTTGTGAATGGACTTTCGCGTCTGGGCGCCCACGTCGTGCACAAAGGCAATGCCCTCGTGCACGTTTCCGGCCACGCTGCCGCCGGTGAGCTTCGCTACCTATACAACGTGGTGAAGCCGCGCAATGTGATGCCAGTCCACGGCGAATGGCGACACCTGCGGGCAAACAAGCAGTTGGCTATTGGCGTGGGCATCGAGCCTGATCGGGTAATTCTGGCTGACGACGGCGTTGTGGTTGACCTCGTCGATGGCAAGGCAGCCATTGTCGGCTACCTGCCCGTCGGCTTTGTCTATGTCGATGGATCAAGTGTCGGCAATGTGACAGAGAACCTGCTGAAGGACCGAAGGGTCCTCGGGGAAGAGGGCTTCATCACCATCTTCGCGGCCGTGGATCTCATCGAATCCAAGGTGGTCGCCGGCCCCGAGATTCACGCACGCGGACTCGGCTTGAAGGACGAATCTTTCAGCGTTGCCGTTGATCAGGTGCGCACGGTGCTTGAAGAGGCATTGATCAGTGGGGTGACCGATGTGCACGAACTTCAACAACGAGTTCGTCGTCAGGTCGGCAAGTGGGTCAATACCCATCACAAGCGTCGACCGATGATCGTGCCCGTCATTATTGAGGGCTAG
- the dapB gene encoding 4-hydroxy-tetrahydrodipicolinate reductase yields the protein MAGSGLIQVGVVGARGRMGQQVVQTITDSSTCAVLAAVDQGDDLNLLNNCDVIVDFTTPDVVMATLEHCIRHGVHCVVGTTGFDDARLQQLRTLLAASPSVNVLVAPNFGIGAVLMMQFAQIAAPYFESVEIVELHHPDKVDAPSGTARRTAELIAAARGERGIGVSPDATSQEVAGARGASIGDVRVHSVRARGLVAHQEVIFGGLGETLTIRHDSMDRSSFMPGVLLAVENIASHPGLTVGLDSFLS from the coding sequence ATGGCTGGATCCGGGCTCATTCAAGTTGGCGTGGTTGGCGCGCGCGGTCGCATGGGTCAGCAGGTCGTGCAGACCATCACAGACTCCAGCACATGTGCGGTCCTCGCTGCCGTTGATCAGGGCGATGATCTGAACCTGCTCAATAACTGCGACGTGATCGTTGACTTCACTACCCCAGATGTCGTCATGGCCACTCTCGAACATTGCATCCGACATGGAGTGCACTGTGTGGTCGGAACTACAGGCTTCGACGATGCGCGGCTCCAACAGTTGCGCACCTTGCTCGCAGCATCGCCTAGCGTCAACGTGCTCGTGGCTCCCAACTTCGGCATTGGGGCAGTGCTCATGATGCAATTCGCGCAGATCGCAGCCCCGTACTTTGAGTCTGTTGAAATCGTCGAGCTGCATCACCCTGACAAGGTCGATGCTCCATCTGGCACAGCGCGTCGCACTGCAGAATTGATTGCCGCGGCTCGTGGTGAGCGCGGTATCGGTGTCAGCCCCGATGCGACTTCTCAGGAAGTCGCTGGCGCACGCGGGGCTTCGATCGGAGATGTCCGAGTGCACTCCGTACGTGCACGCGGCCTCGTCGCCCACCAGGAAGTCATCTTCGGAGGCTTGGGTGAGACCCTGACAATTCGACATGACTCGATGGATCGCAGTTCGTTCATGCCAGGCGTGTTGTTGGCAGTGGAGAACATTGCTTCGCACCCCGGGCTCACTGTTGGTCTCGATTCCTTTCTGAGCTAG
- the thyX gene encoding FAD-dependent thymidylate synthase: MELTFRSDITVELVRDSANDADVVFAARVSTAGEQSLDDVDADAGSSKGLINFLMRERHGSPFEHNSMTFFVQAPIFVWREHMRHRMASYNEESGRYRELKPVFYVPARDRQLVQIGKTGAYEFLDGSDEQYELLDRRMRESCTQSYAAYQEMLDAGIAREVARMVLPVSIFSSAYVTVNARALMNFLSLRRKAEDSTYPSYPQREIEMVAERYEEEWSRLMPLTHAAFVANGRVSP; the protein is encoded by the coding sequence GTGGAATTGACCTTTCGTAGCGACATCACCGTTGAACTCGTGCGCGACAGCGCCAATGACGCGGATGTGGTCTTTGCCGCTCGCGTGTCCACTGCGGGTGAGCAGTCACTTGACGACGTCGATGCTGATGCCGGCAGTTCCAAGGGCCTGATCAACTTCTTGATGCGTGAACGACACGGCAGTCCCTTTGAACACAACTCGATGACTTTCTTCGTGCAGGCGCCGATCTTCGTCTGGCGCGAGCACATGCGTCACCGCATGGCCAGCTACAACGAGGAATCTGGGCGCTACCGCGAGTTGAAGCCAGTGTTCTATGTGCCAGCGCGCGATCGCCAGTTGGTGCAGATTGGCAAGACCGGGGCCTATGAGTTTCTCGATGGCAGTGACGAGCAGTACGAGCTCCTCGATCGACGGATGCGCGAATCCTGCACGCAGTCCTACGCGGCCTACCAGGAAATGCTGGACGCCGGTATCGCACGTGAGGTCGCGCGCATGGTCCTGCCAGTATCGATCTTCTCCAGCGCCTATGTCACCGTCAATGCTCGGGCATTGATGAACTTCCTGTCTCTTCGGCGCAAGGCCGAGGATTCGACGTACCCCTCATATCCGCAACGTGAGATCGAGATGGTGGCGGAGCGCTATGAGGAAGAATGGTCTCGACTGATGCCGTTGACCCACGCGGCCTTCGTGGCCAACGGTCGCGTCTCTCCATAG
- a CDS encoding response regulator transcription factor translates to MSTATTGCTLALIDDHEVVREGLRALLAGSGRTPVVYCGDQPHEAAFARAQVALLDVDLGPAGLPVSESVQILTEAGSHVLLLSAYEDSVAIRAALNCGALGFVAKRVSLESLIEAIEVVASGELYLSMDLASILSLAPETPDLSPRELHALRLYASGLKLSAVAANMGISPHTAKEYLDRVRTKYGHVGRTARTRTQMFAEAQRDGLLDL, encoded by the coding sequence ATGAGCACAGCGACGACGGGATGCACTCTCGCGCTCATTGACGATCACGAGGTCGTGCGCGAAGGATTGCGGGCTTTGCTTGCGGGGTCTGGTCGCACCCCAGTGGTGTACTGCGGGGATCAGCCGCATGAGGCTGCGTTCGCGAGGGCCCAAGTCGCTCTGCTGGACGTGGACCTCGGGCCAGCGGGTCTGCCGGTGAGTGAGAGCGTGCAGATCCTGACCGAAGCCGGAAGCCATGTGCTGCTGTTGAGTGCGTACGAGGATTCCGTTGCGATCCGCGCTGCCCTCAATTGTGGCGCACTGGGCTTTGTCGCCAAGCGCGTGTCGTTGGAGTCGCTGATTGAGGCCATCGAGGTTGTGGCCAGTGGCGAGCTGTACTTGTCAATGGATTTGGCTTCCATACTCTCCCTAGCACCTGAGACCCCAGATCTCAGTCCGCGAGAACTCCACGCGCTGCGGCTGTACGCCTCAGGTCTGAAACTGAGCGCTGTCGCCGCGAACATGGGTATCTCTCCCCATACCGCCAAGGAATACCTCGATCGCGTTCGCACGAAGTACGGGCATGTCGGCAGAACAGCTCGTACGCGCACTCAGATGTTCGCCGAGGCACAGCGCGACGGATTGCTGGACCTCTAG